DNA sequence from the Candidatus Latescibacterota bacterium genome:
CTTTTGTCTTCGCCTTTGTCTTTGTTTTCGGCTTTGCCTTTGTCTTCACCTTTGCTCTGGCGCCTGCCTTCGCTTTCTTCCCTTTCCCCGTAACACTTTTTCCACCCTTCCCGGGCTTCACCACTGCCTTCTTCTTTTTGCTCCCGACTTTTTTTCCTGCCTCGGGACTACTTGCCGAAACGATGTCGCTCAACACGACCTGCTCCTCGCCATCAGTCTCTGCGAGCAGCACCTCGACCGTCTCGTTATTCGAGGTAGGAACATTCTTTCCCACAAAATCAGCCCTGATAGGATATTCCCTGTGTCCCCTGTCGACGAGTACGGCGAGCTGAATTGATCTGGGGCGGCCGAAATCCACGAGTTCATCAAGAGCGGCCCTGACTGTTCGGCCAGTAAAAAGGACATCATCGACAAGAATGATCATCTTGTCTGTTATATCCTCATTGATCTCCGTCTTTCCCACCACCGGGGCACTGGCGATCATCTGCACGTCGTCCCTGTAAAGCGTAATATCCAGCGCGCCGACGGGGATCCTGGTGCCCTCGAACTTCTCGATAGCTATGGCTATCCGTTCAGCAAGCGGCACACCTCTCTTCCTGATGCCGACGAGGATCAACCCCTCGACCCCTCTGTTCCGCTCGACGATCTCATGCGCGATCCTCACGATAGTACGCCTCATCTGCTGCGTATCCATGACGATCGCCTTCTTAAGTTTTTTCAAGAAGACCTCCCAAAGTAAGACATGATAAAAAAACACCTGCCGGACGGAGAGGCAGGAAAGGTTTGAACGCGTAAATGTCCTTTTCGATCCCTTCCTGGTCTCCCGGACCAGATTAAAGGCTTCGTCTGGAGAGATACTAACCGATGTGGAAACGCGATGCAATATCTTTTTATGACAAACAGAGATCATCTCTTCACGAGAGCCTGCCGACAGCCTTTCCTCTACTCGCCGATCACCTTGACGAGCACCCTTTTCCTGCGTCCACCGTCAAATTCGCCATAGAATATCTGTTCCCATGGCCCGAAATCAAGTCTGCCTCCAGTGACCGCGACGACCACTTCCCTGCCCATTACCTGACGTTTCAGGTGCGCGTCACCATTATCCTCTCCAGTACGATTGTGCTGATACCCACTTACCGGCTCATGCGGAGCGAGCTTCTCGAGCCATTTCTCGTAATCATGATGCAGCCCTCTCTCGTCGTCGTTAATGAATACCGATGCGGTGATATGCATCGCGTTCACCAGGATCAGTCCCTCCTTTACGCCGCTTTCACGCAGAGCTTCGTCGATCTGGGGCGTTATATTCACAAAAGCCCTCCTCGACGGGATTTCGAACCAGAGTTCCTTTCTGTGACTCTTCATCTATCCTCCATCTGTACCGGTCGGAATCCGGCCTCGGGAACACACCGGTCAATCGACCAGAGTACAGGCAATCACCCTGTCATCGTAGAATGTCGGTATCAGAAGCATTTTGTATTTCTTTATAAACCAGATATCCGCCGCGTTGACTTTCGACTTTCTCGTATCAGCCAGGATCCTTATTCCTCCATCGGAGTCGACCAGGACCGTTCTACCCTTCCAGTCCGAAACAATAAAGTCGCCCTTCGAATCCATAGCGACTCCATCTATGGCCGAGCCTGTGCCGACCACATCGCTGATCGACCGGTCGCCCGGGTCGATGCCTCTCAACATACCGTCTGCCGATGCCCCCGCGATAATCCTCTCTCCATCGAAGAACAGTCCGTTCACCCGCCCGAGCAGGGCGTCTTTAACCCAGAGCTCTACCTTTCCACCACGCAGACGAAAGATGGAGTTACTCGATACCTCCGAGTCGGACACATAGACATCGCCCTTATCATCGATCGCAACGTCGTTGAGGAACACTGACCCTTCGATCGGATATCTTTTTACGATCTTTCCATTTTCGATATTAATCTCTACAAGATCCGTGATGTCCGCCACGTATAGGGTATTTTTCCATATCCCCATCCCCTTCGGCGCGTTGAGACCATCGATCCATTTCAGTTCGAGAAGTTGCCCCTTCATCGAAAGGCGCGAGATGAACCCTCCACCATTCTTCTCATCTGGAGCCCCTCCAAGACTTGAGACAAGCAACACATGCCGCTCCGCGTCATAGATCACAGACTCAGGTGTACTGAACACCTTCCCCGAATCCCATTTTTTAACCAGTGAGGCCCCGTGAACGAAAGACGGAGCAAACGATGCTGTTACCAGGCAGGACAACAGGCTGAATGACAGGACATGCGACCTGCACAGTACAGAATTTACTGATAACAGTTTTCTCACCATGCTACACCTTCCAGTCGACTTTTATTTCCTGACCTCTCTTCCAAGCTTCTTCTCGACATCGGCTATCTTACCTTTTATCCTGCCTTCCGCTCCATCCCTGTCGTCGATCTTGATCGAAGTGAGTACTCTCCTGGCAGTTTTTCTCATCTCCGCATGGCACTTCATTATCAGAGCCATCACCTCGTCCGGTTCCCCCTCGACGGTGGTCTCCATCGGTCCCATCCTGTAATCCAGCCCCGCCTCATCAATGATCTCCATCATCCGGGCCACATAATCAGACAGCCCTTCCCCTACCCCCATCGGAACTATTGAAAAGCTTACCAGCATAGTCGTGCCTCCCTCCGTCCGCAGCTAAGCCGGACCGGAAATCGGATATCAGACGAATTCTCCTTTTAAGTCCCTCTTTCCATCCAGAGAACGGATCTCGAACTCTTCCCTGTGAAGTCTGGGGTCATCTATTATCTCCACAACCATCCTGTAGCGCTCGGCGAGTTCTCCGATGAATTCATCTCTTTCTTCACGCATGTAGATGCCAAGGATCGGGTTTACCCTGAACTGCATCCCCCTGATCTTCCCGGGGACACCGATCCTCCGTATCCACTGCTCTATCTTCATAGCCATAGATTCGATACTCAAGATCTTTCCGCTGCCAACGCAATAGGGACATTCGTCACTGTAGTAGTGCAACAGGCTGGGCCTTACCCTTTTTCGGCTGACCTCGATCAAGCCGAGATCACTGATCTGCGACACTCTGGCACGAGAACGGTCCTTTCTCATAGCGTTGCGGAACTCGTTGTATACTTTCCTTCTGTTCTCCTCGCGCTCCATATCGATAAAATCTATCACGATGATCCCGCCGATATCCCTCAGCCTGAGCTGTCGTGCTATCTCCCTTGCGGCGATCAGGTTCGTTTCGAGGATCGTCTCTTCCTGGTTTCTCTTCCCTGTGAACCGGCCGGTATTCACGTCGATCGAGACAAGTGCCTCGGTATGCTCTATCACGATATAGCCGCCCTTGCGTACCCATATCTTGCTCTCCAGAGTCTTCTCTATTTCAGCTTCTATCTCGTAGTAATCAAAAAGCGGCACCTTGTCGGTGTAAAGTTTCACTCTCGAAGCAAGATGTGGCGCAAACGATTTCAGGTATGAGCTGAGACGTTCATATTCGCTCTTGTTATCTATCGTGATCTGGTTGACATCCTCGGTGAACAGGTCCCTGAGTGCAAAGACCGTGATATCGACATCCTCATGTATCAGCGCCGGAGGAGTCGCTCTCTCTATCTTTCTCTCTATCTCTTTCCATCTCTTCTCAAGATGCTTCAGATCGTCCTTTATCTGCTTTTCCTCTACACCGCTCCCGGCAGTCCTTACGATCACAGCCGAACCCTTGGGGCGATGCTTGCGAATAATAGATCGAAGCCTGTTACGTTCTTTCCTGTTATCTATCTTTTTACTTATCCCAATATGATCGAGGTTCGGCATCAGCACAGCGTACCGGCCGGGAAGCGATATCTGCGAAGACACCCTTGGACCTTTCGTGCTGATAGCTTCCTTCTTTATCTGGACTACTATCTCCTGCCCCTTCTTGAGAAGGTTCTGGATCGGCGGAAAGTCTCTTCTCTTCCTTCCGCTTGGAACCTCGAAATCCACGTCATCGACCAGATCGGGATCCAAAGCTCCGGTCGCGACGTCGCTCACATGGAGAAAGGCCGCCCTCTCCTGGCCGATATCTACGAAGGCCG
Encoded proteins:
- a CDS encoding secondary thiamine-phosphate synthase enzyme YjbQ, producing the protein MKSHRKELWFEIPSRRAFVNITPQIDEALRESGVKEGLILVNAMHITASVFINDDERGLHHDYEKWLEKLAPHEPVSGYQHNRTGEDNGDAHLKRQVMGREVVVAVTGGRLDFGPWEQIFYGEFDGGRRKRVLVKVIGE
- a CDS encoding Rne/Rng family ribonuclease gives rise to the protein MKKEIVINFTQREIRIAILEDNELVEFLIEREESRRTVGGIYSGRINAVIPGIQAAFVDIGQERAAFLHVSDVATGALDPDLVDDVDFEVPSGRKRRDFPPIQNLLKKGQEIVVQIKKEAISTKGPRVSSQISLPGRYAVLMPNLDHIGISKKIDNRKERNRLRSIIRKHRPKGSAVIVRTAGSGVEEKQIKDDLKHLEKRWKEIERKIERATPPALIHEDVDITVFALRDLFTEDVNQITIDNKSEYERLSSYLKSFAPHLASRVKLYTDKVPLFDYYEIEAEIEKTLESKIWVRKGGYIVIEHTEALVSIDVNTGRFTGKRNQEETILETNLIAAREIARQLRLRDIGGIIVIDFIDMEREENRRKVYNEFRNAMRKDRSRARVSQISDLGLIEVSRKRVRPSLLHYYSDECPYCVGSGKILSIESMAMKIEQWIRRIGVPGKIRGMQFRVNPILGIYMREERDEFIGELAERYRMVVEIIDDPRLHREEFEIRSLDGKRDLKGEFV
- a CDS encoding MTH1187 family thiamine-binding protein; amino-acid sequence: MLVSFSIVPMGVGEGLSDYVARMMEIIDEAGLDYRMGPMETTVEGEPDEVMALIMKCHAEMRKTARRVLTSIKIDDRDGAEGRIKGKIADVEKKLGREVRK
- the pyrR gene encoding bifunctional pyr operon transcriptional regulator/uracil phosphoribosyltransferase PyrR, producing the protein MDTQQMRRTIVRIAHEIVERNRGVEGLILVGIRKRGVPLAERIAIAIEKFEGTRIPVGALDITLYRDDVQMIASAPVVGKTEINEDITDKMIILVDDVLFTGRTVRAALDELVDFGRPRSIQLAVLVDRGHREYPIRADFVGKNVPTSNNETVEVLLAETDGEEQVVLSDIVSASSPEAGKKVGSKKKKAVVKPGKGGKSVTGKGKKAKAGARAKVKTKAKPKTKTKAKTKAKSKTKTKAKTKSKTRTKAKTKKTAGKSRKK